From a region of the Pseudanabaena sp. ABRG5-3 genome:
- a CDS encoding SagB/ThcOx family dehydrogenase — MPEARLSFAEYYHERTKYAPETLASKSQGLDWSTQPSPYKDYKIGTVYDLKPYLTEDIQSDRDGLLASRWRRLSRLLFCSYGLTARVPTVTGEAFYLRAAPSAGGLYPAEVYIISAGTPLLSAGIYNYQVRTHSLIHFWQDNNVWNGLQQACFDHPTLQNTRMAIAITSIFQRSAWRYQDRAYRRIFLDTGHLLGNIDLASAIEDYQASLIGGFADDAVNELLFLDKEVEGAIAIVPILDLQDEESIGRGQESRVPMQRSGSLSKGLITALPSATVTNYPKLPDGQLLEHLHQVTQITEKLSTTKLTENLETNQSDVESKSIQDLDKYNFPFCTKVSTATESIHWGDDLEILENTILQRRSTREYTGAKLELAELKAILDFTYQPQHYSDQGIDGSPDYFDLSLIETFVAVTGVVGLEEGCYYYAPKSQELRQIRFKNFRDELHYLCLGQELGRDAGAVIFHTADLQTAVAKYGDRVYRYLHMDAGHLGQRLNLAAIALGVGVSGIAGFFDDLVNEVLGIPSDEAVIYITTLGRPL; from the coding sequence ATGCCCGAAGCCAGACTTTCCTTCGCCGAGTATTATCATGAACGTACTAAGTATGCGCCTGAGACCCTTGCTAGCAAGAGTCAGGGTTTGGATTGGAGTACACAACCATCACCGTACAAGGACTATAAAATTGGCACAGTTTACGATCTTAAGCCCTATCTGACTGAGGATATTCAATCCGATCGCGATGGATTGTTGGCAAGTCGTTGGCGTAGACTTTCACGGTTACTATTTTGCAGCTATGGCTTAACAGCCAGAGTTCCTACTGTTACAGGGGAGGCTTTTTATTTGCGAGCAGCTCCATCGGCGGGGGGCTTATATCCTGCGGAGGTATATATCATTTCGGCAGGTACACCTTTATTGTCAGCAGGGATTTATAACTATCAAGTCCGCACCCATAGCTTGATTCATTTCTGGCAAGACAATAATGTTTGGAATGGTTTGCAGCAGGCTTGTTTTGATCATCCTACCTTGCAAAATACCCGTATGGCGATCGCGATTACTTCCATATTTCAGCGATCTGCATGGCGCTATCAAGATCGCGCCTATCGCCGAATTTTTCTAGATACAGGGCATTTATTAGGAAATATCGATCTAGCCAGTGCGATCGAAGATTATCAAGCTTCTCTCATTGGGGGCTTTGCTGATGATGCTGTGAATGAACTTCTCTTTTTAGATAAGGAAGTAGAAGGGGCGATCGCAATCGTGCCGATTCTCGATCTCCAAGACGAAGAGAGTATTGGTAGGGGACAAGAATCTCGCGTACCGATGCAGCGATCGGGCAGCCTATCCAAAGGGCTCATCACTGCTTTGCCATCGGCAACTGTTACTAATTATCCTAAACTCCCAGATGGTCAATTATTAGAACATTTGCATCAAGTTACTCAAATTACAGAAAAGCTAAGTACAACAAAACTTACCGAGAATTTAGAAACTAATCAATCCGACGTAGAGAGCAAATCGATCCAAGATTTAGATAAGTATAATTTTCCCTTCTGCACAAAAGTTAGCACTGCAACCGAAAGTATTCATTGGGGTGATGATTTAGAAATTCTTGAAAATACAATTTTGCAAAGGCGATCAACCCGTGAATATACTGGTGCAAAATTAGAGTTAGCCGAACTTAAGGCAATTTTAGACTTTACCTATCAGCCTCAGCATTATAGTGATCAAGGTATTGATGGTAGTCCCGATTATTTTGATCTCAGCCTCATTGAAACTTTTGTTGCCGTAACAGGTGTCGTTGGCTTAGAAGAAGGATGCTATTACTATGCTCCCAAATCCCAAGAATTACGCCAAATCCGCTTTAAAAATTTCCGTGATGAGCTACATTATCTTTGTCTCGGTCAAGAACTAGGTCGGGATGCAGGAGCCGTTATTTTCCATACCGCTGATCTCCAAACAGCCGTAGCAAAATATGGTGATCGCGTATATCGCTATTTACATATGGATGCAGGACATCTCGGACAAAGGCTAAATCTTGCCGCGATCGCACTAGGTGTTGGAGTTAGTGGTATTGCTGGTTTTTTTGATGACCTAGTCAACGAAGTTCTAGGAATTCCTAGTGATGAAGCAGTTATTTACATCACTACTCTAGGCAGACCCCTTTAA
- a CDS encoding glycosyltransferase family 4 protein, which translates to MESHKTVAFFLNRVDCNDGIASHCETLIRGLRDSGWKVVLITGKVGFDDNSLKRLQALKELSEEWIIFDSFNQIFPSITSFFKILKAIKYHRIQIFHAHGYSMLFLTFVLKLFTGIKCVATSHLLNSAWVGEIGENKHLRLKYFLLKTYLKALSPKIFIAISSDIEQWLMQDIGINEKRIKKIFNGIDNKYFYPPSDEEKKESRAKFQISGEDFVVTLVGRLQWNKGHKILIDAANDIKKSNPKCSFKYIFAGSGDQREEIEKYAFENAENRQIFLFLGYVSEPRHIYWASDIIVLPSQNEGFPLVVLEAMACGIVSIRTPAAGAYDQIEDALNGFIIPFNDVDALASRLIQLSENTKLRSQMVANTLKYSAKKFTRESMTLDTIAAYEEAIAK; encoded by the coding sequence ATGGAATCGCATAAAACTGTAGCATTTTTTCTTAATCGGGTTGACTGTAATGATGGAATTGCTTCACATTGTGAAACTTTAATCCGTGGGTTGAGGGATTCTGGATGGAAGGTGGTCTTAATAACAGGAAAAGTAGGGTTTGATGATAATTCTTTAAAAAGGTTACAAGCCTTAAAAGAATTATCAGAAGAATGGATCATCTTTGATAGTTTTAATCAAATCTTTCCATCTATAACAAGTTTCTTCAAAATATTGAAAGCAATCAAGTATCACAGAATTCAAATTTTTCATGCCCATGGCTACTCAATGCTATTTTTGACCTTTGTACTCAAACTTTTTACAGGAATAAAATGCGTCGCAACATCACATTTGCTTAATTCTGCTTGGGTAGGAGAAATCGGGGAGAATAAACATCTTAGATTAAAATATTTTCTTTTAAAGACATATCTAAAAGCTCTATCACCTAAGATTTTTATTGCTATTTCTTCGGATATTGAGCAGTGGCTAATGCAAGATATCGGTATTAATGAGAAGAGAATAAAGAAAATATTTAATGGGATCGACAATAAATATTTTTATCCTCCTAGTGATGAAGAAAAAAAAGAATCAAGAGCTAAATTCCAAATTTCTGGAGAGGATTTTGTCGTTACTTTAGTGGGTAGATTGCAATGGAATAAAGGGCATAAAATCTTGATTGATGCAGCCAATGATATCAAAAAAAGTAACCCAAAATGCTCTTTCAAATATATATTTGCAGGGTCTGGAGATCAGAGAGAAGAAATAGAGAAATATGCCTTTGAGAATGCAGAAAATCGCCAGATATTTCTGTTTTTAGGTTATGTCAGTGAGCCTCGGCATATTTACTGGGCATCAGATATTATCGTTTTGCCAAGTCAAAATGAAGGATTTCCGTTGGTTGTTTTGGAGGCAATGGCTTGCGGTATAGTTTCAATACGCACTCCTGCTGCTGGAGCCTATGATCAAATTGAAGATGCTCTAAATGGATTTATCATTCCTTTTAATGATGTAGATGCACTTGCTTCTAGACTAATCCAACTATCTGAAAATACTAAACTGCGATCGCAAATGGTTGCCAATACTCTCAAATATTCTGCAAAGAAATTTACTAGAGAATCTATGACTTTAGATACAATTGCAGCTTATGAAGAAGCAATTGCAAAATAG
- a CDS encoding O-antigen ligase domain-containing protein has translation MNFREHLQPSHSTEGSATLHTKEAWFVIFLFSFVTIMLLIVGSVGSKVLGIVFPLGALVVGWFLYFRHPAIYIGFVWWLFFLVSFVRRFADFRVGAFTESSPILLAPFMAILVCAHTLYFNLPKAREQGTAPFILALASTGYGYCVGILNGALPVKATVAILGWISPILFGYHIYVNWHRYPEYRTVIQKAFLWGALVMGIYGVYQYMVAPQWDRLWLIGSGLTSSAGRPEPFGMRVWSTLNSPGPFGDVMATTLLILFSSTSPLILPAAIAGGLAFLLSSVRVAWIGWLVGMLFISTSLRPKQQLRLITLFAVLALFIVPLSTMEPFSTTISKRLETLSDIQNDTSAQDRQGVYKRFFQSGMYNYIGDGIGLNEIVDSGPLSLVLDLGWLGTIPYLGSLLLLVTTLMGNLKKQADLFIKLAGAVLIKSMVFFLATRVTSGIHGMFIWSFLGIGLAGQNYFKYQRILQMENIVEKVEKDVEKTLDVEAS, from the coding sequence ATGAATTTTAGAGAGCACTTGCAACCGTCACATTCTACCGAAGGATCTGCAACTTTACACACAAAAGAAGCATGGTTTGTGATCTTTCTATTTTCTTTTGTGACGATTATGTTACTTATTGTCGGATCAGTTGGATCTAAGGTTCTAGGAATTGTCTTTCCCCTTGGAGCCCTTGTGGTTGGATGGTTTTTATATTTTCGACACCCTGCCATCTACATTGGTTTTGTGTGGTGGCTTTTCTTTCTAGTATCCTTTGTGAGGCGTTTTGCTGATTTTCGGGTAGGTGCTTTTACCGAATCTAGCCCTATTTTGCTTGCCCCATTTATGGCAATTTTGGTATGTGCACATACGTTGTACTTTAACTTGCCTAAGGCAAGAGAACAGGGAACTGCGCCATTTATTCTCGCTTTAGCGAGTACGGGTTATGGATATTGTGTCGGCATCTTAAATGGAGCATTACCCGTTAAAGCTACAGTTGCCATATTAGGATGGATCTCGCCAATTTTGTTTGGATATCATATTTACGTTAACTGGCATAGATACCCCGAATATAGAACAGTAATCCAAAAAGCATTCCTGTGGGGAGCATTAGTAATGGGAATATATGGTGTTTATCAGTATATGGTTGCTCCGCAATGGGATCGTTTATGGCTGATTGGCTCAGGCTTGACCTCTAGTGCAGGTAGACCAGAACCCTTTGGAATGAGGGTTTGGAGTACATTAAACTCTCCAGGACCTTTTGGCGATGTGATGGCAACAACATTATTGATTTTATTTAGTTCTACGAGTCCCTTGATTTTACCTGCGGCGATCGCAGGTGGGCTTGCTTTTCTGTTAAGTTCAGTACGAGTCGCTTGGATTGGCTGGTTAGTGGGGATGTTGTTTATAAGCACTTCTCTACGCCCCAAACAGCAATTACGCCTCATTACTCTGTTCGCAGTATTAGCACTATTCATCGTTCCCTTAAGTACAATGGAACCATTTTCTACAACAATTTCTAAACGACTAGAAACGTTATCTGATATCCAAAATGATACTAGCGCTCAAGATCGACAGGGGGTTTACAAGAGATTTTTTCAATCTGGCATGTATAACTATATAGGTGATGGTATTGGGCTTAACGAAATTGTAGATAGTGGTCCCCTATCTTTAGTCTTAGATTTGGGTTGGTTAGGGACTATTCCTTATCTGGGTAGCCTCCTCCTATTGGTAACAACACTGATGGGAAATCTTAAAAAACAAGCAGATTTATTTATCAAGCTTGCTGGAGCGGTTCTGATCAAGTCTATGGTTTTTTTCTTAGCTACAAGGGTAACGTCTGGTATCCATGGCATGTTTATTTGGAGCTTTTTAGGAATTGGCTTGGCTGGACAAAATTATTTCAAGTATCAGAGAATTTTGCAAATGGAAAATATTGTCGAAAAAGTTGAAAAAGATGTAGAAAAAACTTTGGATGTCGAAGCATCTTAG
- a CDS encoding glycosyltransferase family 4 protein yields MRLCIVTHNIIKGDGQGRANYEIVLEAIRRGYHVTLVAINVSPELQQNSQVKWVPISVKGFPTALLSNLVFTWQSRHWLHQHHHEFDLLQVYGCVTDYPADVNTFQFVHSGWLRSPAHTWRLQKNLYGAYQWLFTALNAHWEKKACQISKILVAVSEGIKQELIDIGMDQKKIHVILNGVDIEEFVPAVRERSQFSLPEKVTLALFAGDIRTNRKNLDTVLHGLVHVPDLHLAVVGNVTKSPYPQLASQLGLSERVHFLGYRRDIAEIMKAADFFVFPSRYEPFGMVVSEAMATGLPVITTAISGVAEIVTPESGVVLNDSEDVIALADAMAKLASDRNLRLQMGQVARAIAEQHSWKSKAKIYVDLFEELHQGKV; encoded by the coding sequence ATGAGACTTTGTATTGTCACACATAATATTATTAAGGGTGATGGACAGGGGAGAGCTAATTATGAGATTGTTTTAGAAGCAATTCGACGTGGATATCATGTCACTTTAGTTGCCATAAATGTGTCCCCTGAATTACAGCAAAATAGCCAAGTTAAATGGGTTCCCATTTCTGTCAAGGGTTTTCCAACAGCACTGTTGAGTAATTTAGTCTTTACTTGGCAAAGTCGTCATTGGCTACATCAGCATCATCATGAGTTTGATTTGTTGCAGGTTTATGGTTGTGTGACTGACTATCCTGCTGATGTCAATACATTTCAGTTTGTCCATAGTGGCTGGTTGCGATCGCCTGCCCATACTTGGAGATTACAAAAAAATCTGTATGGCGCATATCAGTGGTTATTTACAGCCCTAAATGCGCATTGGGAAAAGAAGGCTTGTCAAATATCAAAAATTTTAGTAGCTGTATCTGAGGGGATTAAGCAGGAATTAATTGACATTGGCATGGATCAAAAAAAAATCCATGTAATTCTAAATGGTGTTGATATTGAGGAGTTTGTTCCTGCGGTAAGAGAAAGGAGTCAGTTCAGCTTGCCTGAGAAAGTGACCTTAGCGCTATTTGCTGGTGATATTAGAACCAATCGCAAAAATCTGGATACAGTTTTGCATGGATTAGTTCATGTACCTGATTTGCATCTCGCGGTAGTTGGGAATGTTACGAAAAGTCCCTATCCTCAACTTGCTAGTCAATTGGGACTGAGTGAACGGGTGCATTTCTTAGGATATCGACGGGATATTGCCGAAATCATGAAGGCGGCTGATTTTTTTGTGTTTCCGTCACGCTATGAGCCTTTTGGGATGGTTGTTAGTGAAGCAATGGCAACGGGTTTGCCTGTGATTACGACAGCGATATCAGGAGTTGCAGAAATCGTTACCCCTGAATCTGGTGTTGTTCTCAATGATTCTGAGGATGTTATTGCTTTAGCAGATGCGATGGCTAAGCTTGCTAGCGATCGCAATCTAAGATTGCAAATGGGGCAAGTGGCTAGGGCGATCGCAGAGCAACATTCTTGGAAAAGCAAAGCCAAGATTTATGTTGATCTCTTTGAAGAATTACATCAAGGAAAAGTTTAA
- a CDS encoding glycosyltransferase family 2 protein: protein MKITVVVPTYRRSKDLARCLAALKVQIRPVDELWIIVRDTDEETRTFLQNFDIESLPLQIATVTAVGVVAAMNIGLESASGDIIAFTDDDAAPHSDWLERIEAYFLSDPNVAGVGGRDWVYHGTELEDGAEPIVGKLQWFGRLIGNHHIGIGQEREVDVLKGVNMSFRRTAIQNLQFDQRMRGTGAQVHFEVMFCLQLKQLGWKLIYDPQIGVDHFRGDRFDEDQRDKFNQLAMLNAVHNETLALLEYLPILRRVAFLGWAIAIGTRDARGLLQWLRFLPKEGNLSSQKLWASWRGRWEGWQTWRNSYQK, encoded by the coding sequence ATGAAGATAACTGTAGTTGTTCCAACTTATCGCCGTTCTAAGGATTTAGCGCGTTGCTTAGCAGCATTAAAAGTGCAAATTCGTCCAGTGGATGAGCTATGGATTATTGTGCGTGATACCGATGAAGAGACTCGGACATTTTTACAGAATTTTGATATAGAATCTCTTCCTTTACAGATTGCGACGGTGACTGCGGTGGGGGTAGTTGCGGCCATGAATATCGGTCTAGAATCTGCCTCTGGCGATATTATTGCTTTTACTGATGATGATGCTGCACCGCATTCTGATTGGTTAGAAAGAATCGAAGCTTATTTTCTATCGGATCCGAATGTTGCTGGGGTGGGTGGTCGAGACTGGGTCTATCATGGCACAGAATTGGAAGATGGAGCAGAGCCTATAGTTGGCAAATTGCAATGGTTTGGGCGTTTGATTGGAAATCATCATATTGGCATTGGGCAAGAAAGAGAAGTAGATGTTCTCAAGGGTGTGAATATGAGCTTTCGACGCACAGCAATTCAAAACTTACAATTTGATCAAAGGATGCGCGGCACGGGGGCTCAAGTTCATTTTGAAGTGATGTTCTGTCTACAACTCAAGCAACTGGGCTGGAAATTAATTTATGATCCCCAGATTGGGGTAGATCATTTTCGAGGCGATCGCTTTGATGAAGATCAACGGGATAAATTTAATCAGCTCGCCATGTTAAATGCTGTCCATAACGAGACTCTCGCTTTATTAGAATATTTACCTATACTTAGGCGGGTTGCATTTTTAGGATGGGCGATCGCGATCGGTACGAGAGATGCGAGAGGATTATTACAATGGTTACGTTTTTTGCCAAAGGAAGGGAACTTATCTAGTCAAAAATTATGGGCTTCTTGGCGCGGACGTTGGGAAGGATGGCAAACTTGGCGCAATTCCTACCAAAAGTGA
- a CDS encoding class II fructose-bisphosphate aldolase has translation MLSSTRELLETARRNAYAIGAFNVYNLEGVKAVVNAAEISRSPAMLQLHPSALKYGKLPLVRMCIEAAKSANVPISIHLDHSTSAADIRLALDAGVRSIMADGSPMPYKENLRFTRDMTAISHKFHAIVEAEIGRISGTEDGLTIAEKEAKMTDPIQALEFVQQTKVDALAVTIGNVHGEYKSPPRLDFARLEKIRRLVDIPLVLHGASGLPKEMIERSIQLGVCKFNVNTEVRQAYMQSLKLEICGDSPKDLLEIAGEAIAAMQEVIIDKLNLFGSVGKAHLHETPYAELLATRAHN, from the coding sequence ATGTTGAGTTCAACTAGGGAACTTCTAGAAACTGCGCGTCGTAATGCCTATGCGATCGGCGCATTTAATGTCTATAACTTAGAAGGCGTAAAAGCTGTGGTCAATGCTGCGGAAATTAGTCGCAGTCCTGCCATGTTGCAATTACATCCTAGTGCGCTCAAGTATGGCAAACTTCCCTTAGTAAGAATGTGCATTGAGGCAGCAAAGTCAGCAAATGTCCCCATCTCAATCCATCTCGATCACAGTACTTCGGCGGCGGACATTCGCTTAGCCCTTGATGCTGGTGTGAGATCGATCATGGCGGATGGTTCACCAATGCCCTACAAGGAAAACTTGAGATTCACTAGGGATATGACCGCGATCTCTCACAAGTTCCATGCGATCGTCGAGGCGGAAATTGGCAGAATCAGTGGCACTGAAGATGGACTGACCATTGCTGAGAAAGAAGCTAAGATGACCGATCCGATTCAAGCGTTAGAATTTGTGCAGCAAACTAAGGTTGATGCTTTAGCTGTTACCATTGGCAATGTTCATGGTGAATATAAAAGCCCACCCCGTCTAGATTTTGCTCGTCTGGAAAAGATTCGTCGTCTTGTGGATATTCCCTTGGTTTTACATGGTGCGTCGGGTTTACCCAAGGAGATGATTGAGCGATCGATTCAATTGGGAGTATGTAAATTTAATGTTAATACGGAAGTGCGCCAAGCCTATATGCAGTCACTCAAGTTAGAAATTTGCGGTGACAGTCCTAAGGATTTATTAGAAATCGCAGGGGAAGCGATCGCCGCCATGCAGGAAGTAATCATCGACAAACTCAACCTGTTTGGCTCCGTTGGCAAAGCCCATCTCCATGAAACTCCCTATGCAGAGCTATTAGCAACACGAGCACATAACTAA
- a CDS encoding TIGR02652 family protein: MVNSAQQYPIFGSEIKCPHCRQVIPALILTDTYLCPRHGAFEVSPNGKDLVHLQSDRQWRLWNDEWYRQHTHPDGIRFEIHENIDRLYTQGYRAIKVTIAHRYIDLVSPYLETSAISSHVQRLYGLTVEFSPPEEEEPRWGIINFELEKELGTPKGYPYFRSF, translated from the coding sequence ATAGTTAACTCGGCACAACAGTATCCAATCTTTGGTTCTGAGATTAAATGTCCCCATTGTCGGCAAGTTATTCCTGCACTAATTTTGACTGACACCTATCTCTGTCCTCGTCATGGCGCTTTTGAAGTTAGTCCCAATGGCAAAGACTTAGTACATTTACAATCCGATCGCCAATGGCGACTATGGAATGACGAATGGTATCGCCAGCATACGCATCCCGATGGCATCCGTTTTGAGATCCACGAAAATATAGATCGGCTATATACCCAAGGTTATCGTGCTATCAAAGTCACGATCGCTCACCGTTATATAGATCTCGTTAGCCCTTACCTTGAAACCAGTGCAATCAGTTCCCATGTGCAACGTTTGTATGGATTGACCGTAGAATTTAGCCCTCCTGAAGAAGAAGAACCTCGTTGGGGAATTATTAACTTTGAGTTGGAAAAAGAACTCGGTACGCCTAAAGGTTATCCATACTTTCGTTCCTTCTAA
- a CDS encoding ATP-binding protein → MKYLKILNSKVRMAKANPKAPWATTTNRAANHAEKYLRWFVDFCPSAIAMFDCNLNYVLVSQPWVKMLGIPRLKLIGTNIYESLPVALSHRQGLERCLLGGQMHYSAEVRIAVRGELANNFQLAVQPWYTDDGSAGGIIIASYAIDRQSEVLEQRLQEEIAERQYFEDAFTKIGTALESTNDAICITDSTGQPIYINSAFSDLFAYSLSVLQKPNQFADLFTEIQLFQAIHAAVNYGGTWAGELELRDRDRKHIPISLRVNPVKSPNGSVIGMTYVCTNISDRKAAEAEINKSFAALGATLEATADSILVLDAIGNIIICNQKFVDLWRIPSHIFTSDDAHILQYVTERIQSSQYLHNFGKHLSSDQNSFEIVELEDGRTLECYSQPQNILNSCAGRVWSLRDITERLAAEAIVRASEEKYRLQAEKLESALQNLKNTQAQLIQAEKMSGLGQLVAGIAHEINNPVNFIYGNLTYADNYTQDLLSLIETYRSQYPHPNQVIQDKLEAIDIDFLVTDFVKLISSIKVGAERIQQIVTSLNKFSRSDEAGCKYVDIHEGIDSTLMILQSRFKANSHRPEIIVKKHYGDLPEIYCYAGQLNQVFMNLLTNAIDALEEDNQANGNWQVMDDKPQWIRQDGKVSIISITTEVQDDDQSGDRLIVKIADNGKGIPPELRHRLFDLFFTTKPVGKGTGLGLSLAYQIVTENHGGQLSFNSEIGKGTEFVIEIPLKQPKAI, encoded by the coding sequence ATGAAATATCTAAAAATTCTCAATAGTAAGGTTAGGATGGCAAAAGCCAACCCCAAAGCTCCGTGGGCAACGACCACAAACCGTGCTGCTAATCACGCAGAAAAATATCTGCGCTGGTTCGTCGATTTTTGTCCATCGGCGATCGCGATGTTTGACTGCAATCTCAACTATGTCCTCGTCAGTCAACCTTGGGTAAAAATGCTGGGGATACCACGTCTCAAGCTAATTGGTACAAATATTTATGAATCCTTGCCCGTTGCGTTAAGTCATCGCCAAGGTTTAGAACGCTGTCTGCTCGGTGGACAGATGCACTATTCGGCTGAGGTTAGGATTGCGGTTCGTGGTGAGCTAGCCAATAACTTTCAGCTAGCAGTACAACCTTGGTATACCGATGATGGTTCTGCTGGCGGCATTATTATTGCTAGTTATGCGATTGATCGCCAGTCCGAAGTTCTTGAACAGCGATTACAAGAGGAAATTGCTGAGCGGCAATATTTTGAAGATGCCTTTACCAAAATTGGGACAGCTCTTGAAAGTACTAACGATGCGATTTGCATTACAGATAGTACAGGACAGCCGATTTATATCAATTCCGCTTTTAGTGATTTGTTTGCCTATAGTTTGTCGGTATTGCAGAAACCCAACCAGTTTGCCGATTTATTTACCGAAATCCAATTATTTCAAGCCATTCATGCAGCCGTGAACTATGGTGGTACTTGGGCGGGAGAATTGGAACTGCGCGATCGTGATCGCAAGCATATTCCCATTAGTTTAAGGGTCAATCCTGTCAAAAGCCCTAATGGCTCAGTAATTGGTATGACCTATGTTTGTACCAATATTAGCGATCGCAAAGCTGCGGAAGCGGAGATTAACAAAAGCTTTGCGGCATTAGGAGCCACCCTTGAGGCAACTGCAGATAGCATCTTAGTACTTGATGCGATCGGTAATATTATTATTTGCAATCAAAAATTTGTTGATTTGTGGCGCATTCCCAGTCACATTTTCACATCCGATGATGCCCATATTCTGCAATATGTCACCGAACGAATTCAATCTTCCCAATATCTCCATAATTTTGGCAAGCACCTGAGTAGTGACCAAAATAGTTTTGAAATCGTTGAGCTAGAAGATGGCAGAACCTTAGAATGTTATTCACAACCCCAAAACATTCTCAATAGTTGTGCGGGCAGGGTATGGAGTCTACGCGATATCACTGAACGTCTAGCAGCAGAAGCGATAGTACGAGCCTCTGAGGAGAAATATCGCCTTCAAGCAGAAAAGCTAGAATCTGCTCTCCAGAATCTCAAGAATACGCAAGCCCAACTGATCCAAGCTGAGAAAATGTCAGGATTAGGACAACTAGTAGCGGGAATTGCCCATGAGATCAATAATCCTGTCAATTTCATTTATGGCAACCTCACCTATGCTGATAACTACACTCAGGATCTGCTGAGCTTGATTGAAACATATCGTAGTCAATATCCCCATCCTAATCAGGTAATTCAAGACAAGTTAGAAGCGATTGATATTGATTTTCTTGTTACTGACTTTGTGAAGTTGATTAGTTCGATTAAGGTTGGTGCAGAAAGGATTCAGCAGATCGTTACATCCCTGAATAAGTTTTCTCGTAGTGATGAAGCTGGCTGTAAGTATGTCGATATTCATGAGGGAATTGATAGCACTTTGATGATTTTACAAAGTCGATTCAAGGCAAATTCGCATCGTCCTGAAATTATAGTTAAAAAGCATTATGGTGACTTGCCTGAAATTTACTGCTATGCAGGACAGCTCAATCAAGTCTTTATGAATCTATTAACTAATGCGATCGATGCCCTTGAGGAAGACAATCAGGCAAATGGAAATTGGCAAGTTATGGATGATAAACCACAATGGATTAGACAAGATGGTAAGGTTTCCATAATTTCTATTACAACGGAAGTTCAAGATGATGATCAGTCTGGCGATCGCCTAATTGTTAAAATTGCCGATAATGGTAAGGGCATTCCCCCAGAACTACGCCATCGTTTATTTGATTTGTTTTTTACGACTAAACCTGTAGGTAAGGGCACAGGGTTAGGGCTATCCCTTGCCTATCAAATTGTTACAGAAAATCACGGTGGTCAATTGTCCTTCAATTCCGAAATTGGTAAGGGGACAGAATTTGTCATTGAGATTCCGTTAAAACAACCAAAAGCCATATAG